A genome region from Halichondria panicea chromosome 15, odHalPani1.1, whole genome shotgun sequence includes the following:
- the LOC135349349 gene encoding arylsulfatase A-like, with protein sequence MAKAKQMECISKISCFLILLLVTFGVARVATKPNIILLFADDLGYGDLSVYGHPTSSTPNLDKMASQGLLFTQFYSASPLCSPSRAALLTGRYQTRSGVYPAVFASGSVGGLPLNETTIAEGLKDEGYTTSIVGKWHLGVGKDNEYLPTRQGFDSYLGIPYSQDMCPCVHKVCFYPNVPCIDKACENGNVPCPLFQNENIVQQPADFLELMQNYLKGAESFIKTSADKKTPFFLYLAFQHMHAPQFAGKMFTNSSIRGQFGDALNEMDWAVGQIFQYIEEAGVKDNTFVFFTADNGPSLAREIYGGNAGPLRCGKYSTWEGGHREPAIAWWPGKIKPGRTMEVAATVDVFPTLMNIVGGKIPANVTMDGVDMAPILFNDGKSNRDFFIFYPGDPNKTLGIFAIRWKEYKAHYYSHGGLCTTTHPDVVCRSNYTLHAYDPPLLYNLHNDPGEIYELNVKEYSDVMKQIETLKKSFEADMVWGESQMGRGQSPELEPCARPGCTPFPSCCTTSSFLQQDMSLALI encoded by the exons atgGCTAAAGCAAAACAAATGGAGTGTATCAGCAAGATTAGTTGCTTCTTGATCTTGTTGCTGGTTACCTTTGGAGTAGCTAGGGTGGCAACCAAGCCTAACATCATACTCCTCTTTGCAGATGAT CTTGGCTATGGAGACCTGTCTGTGTATGGCCACCCCACCTCCAGCACCCCTAACCTGGACAAGATGGCCTCCCAAGGACTCCTCTTCACTCAGTTCTACTCAGCCAGTCCACTGTGTAGTCCATCACGAGCTGCTCTGTTGACGGGCCGCTACCAAACACGCAGTGGAGTGTACCCTGCAGTGTTTGCATCTGGAAGTGTGGGAG GTCTTCCACTGAATGAGACCACCATAGCTGAGGGATTAAAGGATGAGGGATATACCACAAGCATCGTTGGAAAGTGGCATCTAGGAGTAGGCAAGGACAATGAGTACCTACCAACAAGACAGGGCTTCGACTCTTATCTG gGGATACCATACTCACAAGACATGTGTCCATGTGTACACAAAGTGTGTTTCTATCCCAATGTTCCCTGCATTGACAAAGCCTGTGAAAATG GGAATGTTCCTTGTCCACTCTTCCAAAACGAGAACATTGTACAGCAGCCAGCCGACTTTCTCGAGCTTATGCAAAACTACTTGAAAGGAGCTGAATCGTTTATTAAAACTTCTGCTG ATAAGAAGACTCCATTCTTTTTGTATTTGGCCTtccaacacatgcatgctccTCAGTTTGCTGGCAAGATGTTCACTAACTCGAGCATAAGAGGACAATTTGGTGATGCTCTCAATGAAATGGACTGGGCAGTAGGCCAAATATTCCAGTACATAGAGGAGGCTGGAGTCAAGGACAATACGTTCGTTTTCTTCACTGCTGACAACGG ACCATCTTTGGCGAGGGAGATTTATGGAGGGAATGCTGGTCCCCTGAGATGTGGGAAATATTCGACCTGGGAGGGCGGTCACAGAGAGCCTGCCATCGCTTGGTGGCCAGGCAAGATTAAACCAGGGAGAACAATGGAG GTAGCTGCTACAGTGGATGTGTTCCCTACTCTAATGAACATAGTGGGAGGAAAGATACCTGCAAATGTGACAATGGATGGAGTGGACATGGCCCCAATCCTCTTCAATGATGGCAAG AGCAACAGAGACTTCTTTATTTTTTATCCTGGTGATCCAAACAAGACTCTCGGTATATTTGCAATACGTTGGAAGGAATACAAAGCTCATTATTATTCCCACGG TGGACTATGCACGACTACTCACCCTGATGTTGTGTGTCGGAGTAATTACACACTTCATGCCTACGACCCTCCTCTTCTTTATAACCTTCACAATGACCCGGGTGAGATCTACGAACTGAATGTCAAAGAGTACAGCGACGTCATGAAGCAAATTGAAACA ttgAAAAAGTCCTTTGAGGCTGACATGGTGTGGGGAGAAAGTCAGATGGGCCGAGGGCAGAGCCCAGAGCTGGAGCCATGTGCAAGGCCTGGCTGCACTCCCTTCCCTTCATGCTGTACAACTAGTTCTTTCCTACAACAAGACATGAGCCTAGCTCTAATCTAA